One genomic window of Lytechinus variegatus isolate NC3 chromosome 1, Lvar_3.0, whole genome shotgun sequence includes the following:
- the LOC121420353 gene encoding cytochrome P450 2U1-like — protein sequence MSLGCVIGTFAGLGLQSILVGLFGALLVIWCFGSRKQTTSNLPPGPTGLPLLGYLPFLKLPPFKGFTHLTKQYGGLISLRLGTKLCVVLNDVDSVRQSLIKEADVFTDRNVPIEYSLALPLEGSLAFASGDKWRELRTFVAKSFRLFEVEKEKLESVIVRESERLCKAFHDEAIESSSGGDAFDPHHIIKNAVSNIICSLCFGQTYEYSDPEFKHILTVVGNSFRSLSPSGLLLVSRYFYYTPLYREVRHDLAVLQDFIRGIVQRHQETFDPDNTRDIIDMYLAEVRQLKEDGKETYLKEENIWRGVFDIFLAASESMTSALRWILLYLIAYPELQRKIRADILRVIGPSRNPTIKDRDELPLVEATCMEVLRLRPPAPMGGPRQVKRDVKVKGYVIPEGTLVLTNLWHIHQNAENWQDPERFNPSRFLNEDGKELVKNPAFLPYGAGRRLCIGDRIARMQMFLFLTTLIRRFEFSLPDGDVPDFNVDGGNFTLSAVPFKIIAREVESNMAPTAVHTQIED from the exons ATGTCACTTGGTTGTGTAATCGGAACGTTTGCTGGCCTTGGGTTGCAGTCGATATTAGTTGGGTTGTTTGGCGCCCTTTTGGTTATCTGGTGTTTTGGATCGCGAAAACAGACGACATCCAACCTTCCACCGGGACCCACGGGATTACCGCTGTTAGGATACCTGCCTTTTCTCAAACTGCCGCCGTTCAAAG GTTTCACACATTTGACAAAGCAATATGGCGGACTGATCAGCCTCCGACTCGGCACCAAACTCTGCGTGGTCCTCAACGATGTCGACTCTGTCAGGCAATCCCTGATCAAGGAAGCCGATGTCTTCACCGACCGCAACGTTCCCATCGAATACTCGCTTGCTCTTCCATTAGAAG GAAGTCTCGCGTTTGCCAGTGGAGACAAATGGAGAGAACTTCGGACGTTCGTCGCCAAGTCGTTCAGATTGTTTGAAGTTGAAAAGGAGAAGTTGGAGTCTGTGATCGTGAGAGAGTCGGAGCGACTTTGCAAGGCTTTTCATGATGAAGCAATTGAAAG CTCCTCAGGTGGGGATGCCTTTGACCCACATCACATCATCAAGAACGCTGTCTCCAACATCATCTGCAGTCTCTGTTTTGGTCAAACTTACGAGTACTCGGATCCAGAGTTCAAGCATATCCTCACTGTTGTAG GAAATTCTTTCCGGAGCTTATCACCGTCTGGGCTCCTCTTGGTCAGTAGATATTTCTACTATACCCCGCTCTACCGCGAAGTCCGCCACGACCTCGCGGTCCTCCAGGACTTCATCCGTGGGATCGTCCAGCGCCACCAGGAAACCTTTGACCCGGACAACACCCGTGATATCATCGATATGTACCTGGCAGAGGTCAGACAGCTGAAGGAGGATGGAAAGGAAACATATCTTAAG GAAGAAAATATCTGGAGGGGTGTGTTCGATATCTTCCTCGCTGCTTCTGAATCGATGACGTCAGCATTGCGTTGGATCTTACTCTACCTTATTGCATACCCGGAGCTACAGAGAAAG ataCGAGCTGACATTTTGCGAGTCATCGGGCCGTCTCGTAACCCAACCATCAAAGACCGCGACGAACTCCCGCTCGTCGAAGCTACGTGCATGGAAGTCCTTCGACTTCGACCACCGGCTCCTATGGGCGGTCCTCGACAGGTCAAGAGGgatgttaaggtcaaaggttatgtCATCCCGGAAGGGACGCTGGTCCTGACTAACCTCTGGCACATTCATCAGAACGCTGAAAATTGGCAGGATCCTGAGCGGTTTAACCCGAGTCGTTTTTTGAATGAAGATGGAAAGGAGTTGGTGAAGAATCCGGCTTTCTTGCCATACGGAGCAG GTAGGCGTCTATGCATTGGAGACCGAATCGCTAGGATGCAGATGTTTTTATTCCTAACCACcttaatccgaaggttcgaatTTTCCTTGCCGGATGGCGATGTTCCCGATTTCAACGTCGATGGTGGCAACTTCACTCTTTCCGCAGTGCCCTTCAAAATCATTGCCAGAGAAGTGGAGAGCAATATGGCCCCTACCGCCGTGCACACACAAATAGAAGATTGa